A stretch of DNA from candidate division KSB1 bacterium:
ACGGCGATCGTGGAAAAGTTTACCGGCGAGCCGTCCAAACCATCCGAAACCGCCTGCACCAAATTGGCGCCCGGATTAAGGCCGAGCCGGTAATATGCGGAAGCAATACCGTTCTCATCGGAATAGACCGGCTGGTTGTCGACCATCATGCCGCCGCCTGTCTTGGGCGTAAAGGTCACGGCCACATTGCGAATGGGATTGCCGAATTGATCAGTGATCAACACTTTAAAGGGCTTTTCCAGCACGGTGCCGACATTGCGCGTTTGGGTGTCGCCGTTCTCACCCGGCGCTTTTACAATGCGTGCCGCAGCAGCCGGCCGGAAGGTCACTTGCGCGGTAACGTTCAATAAAACGTTACTGTTGATGTCGCGGGCGCGCACAGTTTTCACGCCTGCCTGTCGGGATGAGATAAAGCCGATCGTACGACCGTTGGCGTCTGTAGCCGTCGTCGGCTGTGTAATAATGTTTCCCTCTCCGTCCGCTTCAAGAATCACGGCTTTCCCGACTACCGGGTTTTTAAAGCGGTCGCGCAAGGTAACTGTTACCGTAGCGCGAATTTCGCCGTTCGACACCATTAACTCTCTCGGAGTTACGGCAATCAAGGAGGAATCGGCGCTGGTCTGATCAGCCAAAGCCGTCGCCCTGAAAATAATTGGTGAGCCTTCCAAGGCGCCGCCGCCGTTACTCGTAGCTTCGACCTGCTGTTGACCGACGAACTGACCCAATCGCCATCTGACGGCAGCAATGCCCAAGTTGTCGGTATTCACCGATGTATCGACGGCTGCTCCGGCGCCCAAAGAGCCGATTGTTTCGACCGGCCTCGAGGGATCGGCAAGAATGCGGAAGCGGATCGGCTGGTTCTTAACCGGGTTGTCGTATTGATCAAGCGCCAGCACTTTGAGCTCACGCGCCAAGTATTGTCCGACGCTGCCGGTCTGGCCGTCGCCGTCGGCGGCACGCATCTTTCGGGCATTGGTCGCCGTGCCCGTTATCTCAAAGATAATCGGCGATCCCTGCAGCGGAACTCCGTTGTTTTCGGCCGAAGCCCGCACTTTGTTGATTTTATACCCGGCGCGCTGCCCTAAGGTGAACTGCACCCACGCCATGCCGTTCGAGTCGGTCAGCTTGATTTTGACCGAATCGACCAGACCGTCGAGTGTGCCGCCTTCGGCTTCACGACGACTGATAACCTGAAAACGGACCGGTATCTGGGCGATCGGGTTGTCGTAGGCATCGGTCACTTTGACCTTCAAGAACTCCGGCAGGGTATTGCCGATGATGCTCGCCAAGTTGGTGTCGCTGACGGCTTTGACCATCTTGGTCGCTCCGCCTACGGTAGCCGAAGCGGTAAATACATAAGGCGAATTGATGAGATGCACGTTGTTCAGTTTGGCCGACGCCCGCAGCTTGTTGTTCTGAGAGCCGACCTGCGGACCCAAGCCCCAGCGAACAGCGGCGATTCCGTCGGCGTTGGTCACCACCGCCGCCTCCGTGACCCCCGGTTGACCGATGTAACCGCTGTTATTGTTGACCGGTATGATGTCGAAATTGACCGTATGACCGGGAATGCCGTTGCCGAACTGGTCCGCCACCTTGACTTTGATCTCTTCGGGAATCAATGCTCCGACCACGCCGAAGGTCGAATAACTGGAATCCGGAATGATCTGGAAAGCTATATCCGGCAGTGAGGTGGCTTTGAAGCGAATCACCGGGTTGACCGGTACCGAAGCGGAAGCTTCCATCCAGTTCGATTCGACGCCGCTGGTCTTGCCGAGCGTCCAGGTCACCGAAGCATAACCGGAATCGGCCGTCAGGATAGTGACCTGCGGCAGGCCGTTCACGACGCCGCCGCCTCTGGTGACCTTGAAGATCACCGGCTGGCCGATCAGCGGATTGCCGAGATAGTCGGTGATCTGCACCTTCATTTTTTCCTGCAGCGGCTGCCAAACCTTGCCGACGAACACCGTGTCCTTGGTAACGCGAACCATACGGTCAGGCTGACCGGGTAATGCTTCGGCGATGAATACCAGCGGGCTGCCTTCCAGCGGCGCTCCTTGGAGGTTGTTCGAGCTGACATCCACATAAACCACTCCAGGCTTGCCGGGCATATTCCAAATGACCGAAGCGATTCCTTTCGCATCCGTAGAAACGACCTTTACAGCCGCTCGGCCGGCAATATCTTCCAGCTCGCCGCCCTGGCCGCGCACCCGGAAAGTTACGCTGTGATTGCGCACCGGGTTGAGATATTCATCCGTTACTTTCACGGCAATGGGATACTTTAACGGATAGCCGACGATCGCCCGTTGAGCATCAGTAGAGTCGATTTTGGCAATCTTTACGGCCGGTCGGGCCAGTCCGGTCGCTTTAAAGATGATCGGCGAGCCGTCCAGCGCCTGCGTAGTGATGTCTTTGCGCTGGCTGATTGCATGCACAACGTTGCTGCTGTCTCCGGCCACAGGGCCCACGGTCAGGCGTGTACGTGCCAAGCCTTGGGCATCGCTGGCGACCGTCATCTCGGTAAGACCGTTCGAGAATTTGCCGCCGCCGTTGATGATCTTGAACAGAACAAGTTGTTCAGCAACGGGGTTACCGAAGGGATCCCGCACCCGCACGATAAAATCTTCCGCCAGCTGCGAGTTGACCACCGCCCGCTGATAACCCGGAGGATTACCGGAAACGTATTCGATCGTTTTGGCAATGCGGGAAGTCGCCGTAGCACGGAAAAAGACCGGCGAGAGAGACGTCCCACTCGCTGTTGCGCGGACGATGTGTTCCTCATTCAATACGCTCCCCATGGTCAGCGTTACCCGCACAAGCCCTTGGTTGTCGGAATAGACCGTCTTGCTGCGGATTCCGGGTTGGTCGAAGTAGGCGCCTTGTCCCTGTTGGATTTCGAATACGATCTCCTGCTCGGAAACCGCATAACCGTTGGCGTCGGTCACCTTGACGACGAACGGTTTGAGCAACGGCAGGCCGAGATATCCGGTTTGATTATCACCGTCTGCCTTTACCAGGTTAGCGGCAGCCCCGGTCATGGCCCACGCCTCAAAGATGATCGGATTGCCGACCAGATTCGGCGCTTGGGCTTGAACGACATTGAGGTTCGGCCCGCCCAACTGCCAGACGGCACGGGCAAAACCCTGCTGATCAGTGGGCACATCGAGTTGCTCCGCATTTTCACTGCCGCCTTGTGTGCTGAGCCGACCGCCGCCTTCCGTCACTACAAACTTTACCGGATAGCCTTCAAAAGGCGAATCATCCGCCTTCAGTATCCGCACGATCAAAAGGCTGTCGACCCTCGTCGCCACATTACCCTGCTGTCTGGTCTTGGGTTGGATCCGTACGATCTTGCTGGGCGGCGTGCCCGGCTTGATGGTAAAAACGACCGGCGAACCGTTGAGACCGGCGGCCGCCGCTTCGACTTTATAATCCGTCGATTGATAATAGTTCAACTGCAGAGTATTGGAAGCAATGCCGGCGTTGTTGGACACGCTCGTCGGCGAGGCCAAAGTGCCTTCACCCTGAATGACACGCCAGTTGACCGTGACACCGTTGACAAAGTTGCCGTAGGCGTCTTTTATAATCACTTTGAGCTCGGGCGATGTCGTGCCGGGTACGCCGTTGACGGGCTCGGGCACAGAAGGATCTCTTTGCATTGCTGTAGCCGGACCCGGCGTCGGGTCGAGCGTAAAGACGGCAGGCTCTTCCACTTTGCTGCCGTCGTCCCGATAGGCATAGACATAAATAATCACATTGTCGTTGGCATTGGTGCCGAACGTAACCCGTGTCTGGCCGATGCCGTTTTCATTGGTCATATTGGGATACACAGGGCCCTCGCCGCCGACCCCTGTCGGAGCGGCAGAACCTGCATTTTGCACCAAAATCTTGTCCCACTGCAGATCGGCATGAAAGGGTATCAACTTGAGGTCGTGCATGCCGGCATTCAAGGCAACGTTGCTTATGGCGCGAACCCAGTGCCACTGGCCGATATTATTGGTCTGCATGGAGACCAGAGTGGAATCCGGCGTGGTATCGATCCGCACATGATACCGAAAACGTGTCGCGTCGGTAGTTCTGCCGCGCACCCACACATCGAATCTGCCGTTTTGCGGCAGATAGAACGGCACGGCAAACATTTCCAGGCGGGTCAGACCGGTAATCCAATCATAAGTGACATATTGTCCTTTTGAAGCGCCCGCATCGGATGCTATGCGGCCGTTAGCCCGCAGAATGCGGCCTTCCTCGGCTTCCTTCCATACCTGTCCGGGAAAGACAAAGTCTTCGATATCGTCTAATCGTGCGGTGCCTTGAATGATTTGAAAATCGAGCAATCTGCCGGCCACAGGCTGGTTGTTTTCATCCCTGACAATGACCTGGATCGGCTGCGGCAACTGTTGCGAGATCGGACCGCTTTGATTGTTGCCGCCATAGACTTCCACCCGCATCGTTGAGGCAGCGGCAGGGTAGCCTGCCGTAAAGGAAGCCAAATTATTAAGGAAACCGGTTCCGCCGTACAAGGCGACACCGACGTAGGTGTTGTCGACATTCGAAGCATCGGACAAATCGAGCGCTCCATCCAGCTGGCCGCGAACAAAAACGCGGATTGTTTTAGTAGCACCGTTGTTAATGATTACGGCCTCTATTTTCTCACCCGGCTTGGGAGCCGCCAGCGTCGTGCTTGTGGATTTTACCGCCGTTGTTGCGACCACACCGCCTGTGATACGGAAAATATCGATGCTGTTTGCTGCCCGCCTTAGGAGATAGCCGTTTACCCCAGCCGGTGAGGCGTTGTCCAGCATGAAAAGCAGACCGGCCGGAACAAAGGCGTTGTTGTAAAGTGCGGCATTGGTGGCGCTGAATGTCATGCCGACGCCGTACGCTCCGGCGCGTTGATAAATGGCAAAGTTGTTCCAACCTCCGGTTTTATTGATCAATGTCAGCTCGCCCGCTTCGATTTTATAGTTGGGAGCTGCCCAATTGGATCCGAGGTCGGTACGCTCGAAATCGTCCACCCGCCAGCTCAGTGTGGGCATAGTTCCACCGCCCCCTCCACCGCCTGCAGCCGGTGTCGTCGCCGAAGCGACGTTGGAAATGTTCGACCAGTTACCGGCATCGTCGCGAACTTTGAGAGCAAAATAATATTTCGTATCCGGTGAAAGGCCGGTTACCGTAAAACTTTCCGCGGCCCCCGCCTGCTTGGGTGAAGGTACCCCGGTAACTTGAGTGGCTGAATTGAAATCTGCTGCAGTAATATTGTTCTTTGAATAGCGGATATCGTAAAGAGTTGCCGTGCCGGTATTGCCGTCATCGCCGGTGGCTGTCCATGTCAGCTGAACTGAGGATGAACTGACGGCTGTTGCCGCCAAATTGGTAACTGCCGCCGGCGGTGTAGTATCGGCGGCAATCGGCACCACGTTCGCCTCGAATGCCTCCACATCATTTTCGATGGTCGTGCTGTGATAGAGCATTACGCCGGCATAGCTCGTCGACAAATTTACCCGTTTGGAAGCGTCCTGTAACGTCGCTATAGCGGTTCCATTGATGTAGGAGGTAAATTCATAGGTGTTGGGATTGAAAAGAACCTTGAAGCGGTCACCCGGTACGGGCGCGCGGCCAACGGCCTTGGCAGCAACGGCACTGCCGACCGCGCCGTTGGATATTAAATAAAGACGCATTTCATTGTTGTATATGTAAATCATATAACCGTTCGATGCGGCGCTGAAATTATTGACGAAAACAACCGCACCAAACTCCGCCCCTCGGCTCGAGATGCCGTTGCCTGCCGTCGGCCAGTAAATTGTTGCTTCGTTTGCATTAATCACATTAAAGACGGCAATAAAACTATTCCACCCGGCCGTGGTGGACGAAGAGTTATTATGCAGTCTGCCGCTGCGAATGACCATGTCCGAATGAGCCGCCCAGTTGCTGCCCAGCGGACCGTCGGGGCGGTTAAATTCGTCGACGGCAGCGTGCAGCGGAAAAACTGTGGCTGCCGTCAACACAATCAGCAGGATCTTATTCCAACCACTTTTCAGCTTCATGGGGTCGAACCTCCAATCAAAAAGTGCTTTTTTGTCTCAGCCATGGACAACCGTCATCTTTTGTTTCATGCCGGAATAATTCGATGACGCTTTTACCTTTACTAAAATTTATAATAATCAATGACGAGCAAAAATCAGCAAAGAATATGACAAAGTCCATGCCAAGAATTTAAAGACCCCTAATTTTGCTTCGAAAAAAGTACGATCACTTTCCTCTGCGCGCTAAGGAAACCGCCTCTTCATAAAAACGCATGAGGTTTTGATAATGGTGTTCAGCACTAAACAGCTGTTCGGCTTTACGGCGACCATTTTTACCCATTTCCGCAGTCCGCAATGGGTCGCCGAGGAGCTCTTTGATTCGGTCTACCAAACCAAGTAAATCTCCCCTTTGGAAAGTGTATCCGTCAATGCCTTCCTGAATCAATTCGGGGATTCCCCCCATACGGGCGCCGATGACCGCCTTGCCGAGTGCTAGCGATTCATAAATGACCAAAGGAGAATTGTCATGCCATTCGGAAGGAACGACGGTAAACTTTCCTCGCCGAACCAAATCCTTCAGCTCCTCCCCGCTTTTATATCCGACTAAAGTCACGTTTGTAAGGCCCTCGGTCCGAATCCTTTCCTCCAATTCTCCCTGCAACGGCCCGGTGCCGATAATAAGCAGATGTCCGTTAGTAATCTTTTTAAGGGCATCCAATAGAAAATGAAGGCCTTTTTCGTGCGTCAGGCGTCCCATAAACACGAAATAGTCCGAAGCTTCAAAACAAGGACGATACGCGCTGAGGTCCAATGTATAGGGCAGCACATAAACCGGCTTGTCGGCGTAGCCGTATTGTCTGATCCTACCGGCAAGAAACTCGCTGGGCGAGATAAACAGATCGACGTTCCTCCGATAGCTTTTAATCCATGCATTCACATATGCCTCAATGGAAACCAAAAGACTGGCAGCATAGGAATCGCGGAAACATTTTTTCGCAGTAGCATGCCAGAAATGCTTCCCACGGCAGGACTCACACACTCGTCGCTTACCATCCAGTAAAATATAGTTTGGACAGACCAGCTTGTAATCATGAAGGGTCATGACTACCGGCAAGTTAAACTTTTTAAGGGCGAACAGGACAGACGGCGACAGATGATGGTAAACGGAATGCACATGAGCGATATCAGGGCGGGTTTCCTCAATCAAGGCTTCCAATTTCTGCTGAGCCTTGCGGTTGAAAACCACTCGACTGCTGATGCTGAGCCTCCGCAGCGGGTTAGTGGTTTCAAAAAGCTGATCGGGTCCAAATCGCTCGGCAAAGAAGGTTTCGAATTCAGAAGGAAAGTTGCGGCTGTCCTTCATGGCAAAAGGGATAACCTGATGTCCCTTTTGCCGCAACAAATCGCAAAGATTAAAAACATAGCGCTCGGCACCGCCTTCGATATAATAAAACTTGTGCACCATTAATACTTTCATCGTCGCCTATTCCGTCTTTCCAGGTTCGCCGGTGAATTCTTTTGGTCTGGCATAACGAATGTAAAGGTCTTCGAACTGCTTGACTTGTCCGGTAAGCGAAAAGTGTCGTTCCACACGGCGCCTGCCCGCCTCACCCAGTCTTTTCCGCAATTCCGCTTGCCTGCCCAATTGGATTAATCGCTCAGATAAGGCATCCACGTCGGCGATCGGGACCAGAAATCCGGTTTCGCCGTCAACGACAGCTTCTTTCGTTCCGTCTGCCGGTGTGGCGACCACAGGCAGTCCGCATGCCATCGCCTCCAACACGACATTCGGCAGCCCTTCATAAAGCGAAGGGAGCGTAAAGATATCACACAACGGCAAAATTTGGTGCACATCATGACGAAAGCCCAGCAAACGGAAGCGGTCCTTGAGGCCAAAACGCGAAATCTGTTCCTCGATTTCGCGCCGCAAAGGTCCGTCGCCGACCAAAACAAACTTCGCCTGCGGGATCTCAGCGGCCACCCTGGCGGCAGCTTCGACCAAAAATTTATGGCCCTTCTGTTCCGTCAAACGGGCGACTTGAATTATGACCAGGTCAGTTGGTGACAGACCGATCTGCTCGCGTGTAAGATTTTTCGGCTTTGGATTGAATTTATCGAGATTAACGCCGTAGGGGATTATCATCACCTTGTGCGCAGGGACTTTTCTCTTTCGAACCAACCATTCGGCGGTAGCCTGGGAAACGGAGATCACCTTGTCGGCGTGGCGAATTGCATAGCGGTAAGCCCAAAACCGATGCGGCACCAGCCATTTGGGCGAAGAAATCGTTTCCCACGAAAAAACTCCTTTTGCTCCGCCGCTGTGTCCGGCCAGAGCACCGAGAACATCTGCATAAAATAGGGTGGTCATGACGATTTCGATGCGCTCTTGGCGAATGAAGCGACGAAGGCGTTGTAAGAGAGGAAAATCCACCTGCCGTTTTCGATGAAAAATTTCCACGCGGCAATCAAGAGCGCGAAAAAGGTGTTCGATTTCGTTACCTAATCCAAGGCTCACCACCGTGGTTTCGAAACGGGAGCGATCCATGTGCTCGACCAATTCGAGCAGTTTGGTTTCCGCACCGCCGAAATTGAATCCTTCGACGAGTTGAAGGACTCGGATTTTCCGCATAACTTTCCTTTGTAAAGAATTCTTGAAAGTTCTAAAGGCAAAGATATGATTTCATATTTATATACCATGAAAGCGAGAGCACCCCGCGCTACTGTGCATCAGCATTGACGGGAATTGTCTCGCTTCCGTGATATGCAGCTGATGATCGGACTATATCGTCGGAGAATCAGCGCAAGATTCTTAGATTTTTCGGCGTTTCGGGCGGCGTGGTATCCGGCTGCACAGGACCCAAAAACTTGAATCTCATTGCATCAGCCAGAACTTGCCCGTTGGTTTTATTAGTAATCCTCACGATCGATTCTTTACCTTTGGGTAAATAAACACGACCCAAAACATTCCACCGGCCGCTGTTCGTGCTTTGATCTATTGTGCCTTTCAACCTTACATTACCCTGAACTATAACTTCAAAGGGGACTGCCTTTGAAAGATTAGATCCTTTTCCATGCCATTCGGAAATTTCATAAAAACCAGGAACACCTATTGTAGGAATAAAATCAGCATAAGAACTGCCGTCCCCACCATTTGCATAAGCATAACCAATACCGTCGTTATAAATCGAACCATTATACGGCAAATGGCTCCATTGTGAAAAACAGTTATTAGCGGTCGGAAATATGCCGGGTTCATCCTGAACTTCTACCCACGAGCCCGTTAATTTTACAGGGTCACTGCCGGGACTGGTATCATTATTATAGGTATTGCCCACCCAAATATCCGCGACAACCGTCGTCGGTTCTTTGAACAAAAGGATGCCGTCGCCCTGATTGTCTCGCGGCCGGGTCGGAGTACGGACTTCGCCATACAATTCAACTGAAGTAAACAGCTCGCCGTTATTGAATTCAGGATCTTGGCCTCCGCGCAGCCTGTAGTAA
This window harbors:
- a CDS encoding glycosyltransferase, coding for MRKIRVLQLVEGFNFGGAETKLLELVEHMDRSRFETTVVSLGLGNEIEHLFRALDCRVEIFHRKRQVDFPLLQRLRRFIRQERIEIVMTTLFYADVLGALAGHSGGAKGVFSWETISSPKWLVPHRFWAYRYAIRHADKVISVSQATAEWLVRKRKVPAHKVMIIPYGVNLDKFNPKPKNLTREQIGLSPTDLVIIQVARLTEQKGHKFLVEAAARVAAEIPQAKFVLVGDGPLRREIEEQISRFGLKDRFRLLGFRHDVHQILPLCDIFTLPSLYEGLPNVVLEAMACGLPVVATPADGTKEAVVDGETGFLVPIADVDALSERLIQLGRQAELRKRLGEAGRRRVERHFSLTGQVKQFEDLYIRYARPKEFTGEPGKTE
- a CDS encoding glycosyltransferase family 4 protein, which translates into the protein MKVLMVHKFYYIEGGAERYVFNLCDLLRQKGHQVIPFAMKDSRNFPSEFETFFAERFGPDQLFETTNPLRRLSISSRVVFNRKAQQKLEALIEETRPDIAHVHSVYHHLSPSVLFALKKFNLPVVMTLHDYKLVCPNYILLDGKRRVCESCRGKHFWHATAKKCFRDSYAASLLVSIEAYVNAWIKSYRRNVDLFISPSEFLAGRIRQYGYADKPVYVLPYTLDLSAYRPCFEASDYFVFMGRLTHEKGLHFLLDALKKITNGHLLIIGTGPLQGELEERIRTEGLTNVTLVGYKSGEELKDLVRRGKFTVVPSEWHDNSPLVIYESLALGKAVIGARMGGIPELIQEGIDGYTFQRGDLLGLVDRIKELLGDPLRTAEMGKNGRRKAEQLFSAEHHYQNLMRFYEEAVSLARRGK
- a CDS encoding Ig-like domain-containing protein; translated protein: MKLKSGWNKILLIVLTAATVFPLHAAVDEFNRPDGPLGSNWAAHSDMVIRSGRLHNNSSSTTAGWNSFIAVFNVINANEATIYWPTAGNGISSRGAEFGAVVFVNNFSAASNGYMIYIYNNEMRLYLISNGAVGSAVAAKAVGRAPVPGDRFKVLFNPNTYEFTSYINGTAIATLQDASKRVNLSTSYAGVMLYHSTTIENDVEAFEANVVPIAADTTPPAAVTNLAATAVSSSSVQLTWTATGDDGNTGTATLYDIRYSKNNITAADFNSATQVTGVPSPKQAGAAESFTVTGLSPDTKYYFALKVRDDAGNWSNISNVASATTPAAGGGGGGGTMPTLSWRVDDFERTDLGSNWAAPNYKIEAGELTLINKTGGWNNFAIYQRAGAYGVGMTFSATNAALYNNAFVPAGLLFMLDNASPAGVNGYLLRRAANSIDIFRITGGVVATTAVKSTSTTLAAPKPGEKIEAVIINNGATKTIRVFVRGQLDGALDLSDASNVDNTYVGVALYGGTGFLNNLASFTAGYPAAASTMRVEVYGGNNQSGPISQQLPQPIQVIVRDENNQPVAGRLLDFQIIQGTARLDDIEDFVFPGQVWKEAEEGRILRANGRIASDAGASKGQYVTYDWITGLTRLEMFAVPFYLPQNGRFDVWVRGRTTDATRFRYHVRIDTTPDSTLVSMQTNNIGQWHWVRAISNVALNAGMHDLKLIPFHADLQWDKILVQNAGSAAPTGVGGEGPVYPNMTNENGIGQTRVTFGTNANDNVIIYVYAYRDDGSKVEEPAVFTLDPTPGPATAMQRDPSVPEPVNGVPGTTSPELKVIIKDAYGNFVNGVTVNWRVIQGEGTLASPTSVSNNAGIASNTLQLNYYQSTDYKVEAAAAGLNGSPVVFTIKPGTPPSKIVRIQPKTRQQGNVATRVDSLLIVRILKADDSPFEGYPVKFVVTEGGGRLSTQGGSENAEQLDVPTDQQGFARAVWQLGGPNLNVVQAQAPNLVGNPIIFEAWAMTGAAANLVKADGDNQTGYLGLPLLKPFVVKVTDANGYAVSEQEIVFEIQQGQGAYFDQPGIRSKTVYSDNQGLVRVTLTMGSVLNEEHIVRATASGTSLSPVFFRATATSRIAKTIEYVSGNPPGYQRAVVNSQLAEDFIVRVRDPFGNPVAEQLVLFKIINGGGKFSNGLTEMTVASDAQGLARTRLTVGPVAGDSSNVVHAISQRKDITTQALDGSPIIFKATGLARPAVKIAKIDSTDAQRAIVGYPLKYPIAVKVTDEYLNPVRNHSVTFRVRGQGGELEDIAGRAAVKVVSTDAKGIASVIWNMPGKPGVVYVDVSSNNLQGAPLEGSPLVFIAEALPGQPDRMVRVTKDTVFVGKVWQPLQEKMKVQITDYLGNPLIGQPVIFKVTRGGGVVNGLPQVTILTADSGYASVTWTLGKTSGVESNWMEASASVPVNPVIRFKATSLPDIAFQIIPDSSYSTFGVVGALIPEEIKVKVADQFGNGIPGHTVNFDIIPVNNNSGYIGQPGVTEAAVVTNADGIAAVRWGLGPQVGSQNNKLRASAKLNNVHLINSPYVFTASATVGGATKMVKAVSDTNLASIIGNTLPEFLKVKVTDAYDNPIAQIPVRFQVISRREAEGGTLDGLVDSVKIKLTDSNGMAWVQFTLGQRAGYKINKVRASAENNGVPLQGSPIIFEITGTATNARKMRAADGDGQTGSVGQYLARELKVLALDQYDNPVKNQPIRFRILADPSRPVETIGSLGAGAAVDTSVNTDNLGIAAVRWRLGQFVGQQQVEATSNGGGALEGSPIIFRATALADQTSADSSLIAVTPRELMVSNGEIRATVTVTLRDRFKNPVVGKAVILEADGEGNIITQPTTATDANGRTIGFISSRQAGVKTVRARDINSNVLLNVTAQVTFRPAAAARIVKAPGENGDTQTRNVGTVLEKPFKVLITDQFGNPIRNVAVTFTPKTGGGMMVDNQPVYSDENGIASAYYRLGLNPGANLVQAVSDGLDGSPVNFSTIAVQPQQIKELVILSGDRLSGRPAGDLPEPLSVRVIDNLGWPIFGKKVKFEVLANDGVITSENPAESNMYGVASVTYKLGTTLGLNIIRASLVDLPIVSAVFTDTTKVMPGSGASMLQLVSGNNQYGTVNTMLPMPLTVKVTDDYNNPVPGITVTMTVIDDHTVQGIGRLEGGVKVLARTTDAFGLVSVYYTLGEKAGLNKIRVTSAGLRPEFIDFTVYGQAGAPYSMRKLGGDNQTGEMDRVLLRPISVRVYDREGNPAQGGRVRFIVLQGGGSIIEPQPVISDADGIAQVRWRLGPRPNAYVNVAQAIADGLPGGMFVETFNAIGDPSRWPQLHLPSDRTVYENDILSFTIYADGSDNPPITCTAESIPEGSALSSNGDGTWTFTWQPSFSFVQAPQKTRTIYAVFGALDMKGGRDLDSVKITVIDRNRAPQIVRYWPTQEVIKVEPGTLAKIDFGVEVRDEDGDLVTVTWYVDNQQKAYGQTFTMDLNQYPPYRYYSVNVRATDHSDVAHRWWGVKVKVQLVNLSCTAEPYKGVQLTWETVEGGLLSGFNVLRSAREDGEYTKINDELIPYAPDGRYQFTDKAAAGGRSYYYKIEEIGLDSASSLHGPVRAEAPLPREFRLAQNYPNPFNPETTIRFDVPKEAYVTLEVYNVLGQRVRTLFKEKMEAGYHSVVWDGKDDQGLRVSSGVYYYRLHAQEFSDTKKMLLLK